A single genomic interval of Rhodopseudomonas palustris harbors:
- a CDS encoding DUF1850 domain-containing protein: protein MSLCVVSAGVVKTLAVAAFTLAWTHSIEKTEWQEDWRVTPQGLELIAARVKGSGAGMEPAPDARLVDGWFQWPVTRPPQREVLLGNSGLAGEWRLCSGGSCRSLSEIFGHPIGAQPTTLSSCPD, encoded by the coding sequence GTGAGCCTGTGCGTCGTGTCCGCCGGCGTGGTGAAGACGCTGGCGGTCGCCGCCTTCACGCTGGCCTGGACGCATTCGATCGAAAAGACCGAATGGCAGGAGGACTGGCGGGTGACCCCGCAGGGCCTCGAACTGATCGCCGCCCGCGTCAAAGGCAGCGGTGCCGGCATGGAACCGGCCCCCGACGCGCGACTGGTCGATGGCTGGTTTCAATGGCCGGTGACACGCCCGCCGCAGCGTGAGGTGTTGCTCGGCAATTCCGGTCTCGCGGGCGAGTGGCGGCTGTGCAGCGGGGGGAGCTGCCGCAGCCTGTCCGAGATCTTCGGCCACCCCATCGGCGCGCAGCCGACGACGCTCAGTAGCTGCCCGGACTAG
- a CDS encoding TRAP transporter permease translates to MLKPEVAVEPTPAPVHVEFDNFEHGFPAGFGPRGWRYLAYAVAIAFASFQLVIAAWNVLPSQVVRGVHVGFLLLLTFGLIGNFTARTDFGRAIAWLTGAVGFFCGLYQWIFYADLIQRDGDPTHLDLAVGTLLAVLIFEGTRRLMGPALPIMCGVCLLYWFFGQYLPAPFNHRGYDFDQVITHLSFGTEGFYGVPIYVSATYIFLFILFGSFLERAGMIQLFTDVSLGLFGRSRGGPAKVAVFASGMMGTISGSGVANVVTVGQFTIPLMIKFGYRRAFAAGVEATASMGGQIMPPVMGAVAFIMAETLGVDYAVIVKAAVIPAILYFASAFWMVHLEAGKHGLVGMKKSEIPSAWRAAVDRWYLILPLAALVFMLFEGFTPLYAGSMGLALTVALILGASIVHGFSNTVLRYVFWIGLALVVGAASHSGLDIMRIVVIVAALVAIAAITRGGRATLRACRDSLADSAKSALTVGMACAIVGTIIGMMTQTGVGTVFGTWVIGLGEHSLFLALVMTMLLSILLGTGIPTIPTYIITAALAAPALAKLGVPLIVSHMFAFYYGIMADLSPPVALAALAAAPIARENPDKIGWEAMRIALAGYVIPFIAVYSPALMLQPGDPMAAELGFYGAVVYATFKALIAIGLFGMVSIGFLYTRMTVIERIVAFAASICLLGEFAYSDYIGFLITAVVVAWQWRQRPRSAVAAA, encoded by the coding sequence ATGTTGAAGCCTGAGGTTGCGGTCGAGCCGACGCCGGCGCCGGTCCATGTCGAGTTCGACAATTTCGAGCACGGCTTCCCGGCCGGCTTCGGGCCGCGGGGGTGGCGCTATCTGGCCTATGCGGTGGCGATCGCGTTTGCCAGCTTCCAGCTCGTCATCGCGGCCTGGAACGTGCTGCCGAGCCAGGTGGTGCGCGGCGTTCATGTCGGCTTCCTGCTGCTGCTGACCTTCGGGCTGATCGGCAATTTCACCGCGCGCACCGATTTCGGCCGTGCGATCGCCTGGCTGACCGGCGCGGTCGGGTTCTTCTGCGGCCTGTATCAGTGGATCTTCTACGCCGACCTGATCCAGCGTGACGGCGATCCGACCCATCTCGATCTCGCGGTCGGCACGCTGCTGGCGGTCTTGATCTTCGAGGGCACGCGGCGGCTGATGGGGCCGGCGCTGCCGATCATGTGCGGCGTATGCCTGCTGTACTGGTTCTTCGGCCAGTATCTGCCGGCGCCGTTCAACCATCGCGGCTATGATTTCGACCAGGTCATCACCCACCTGTCGTTCGGCACCGAAGGCTTCTACGGCGTACCGATCTACGTGTCGGCGACCTACATCTTCCTGTTCATCCTGTTCGGTTCGTTCCTGGAACGCGCCGGGATGATCCAGCTGTTCACCGACGTGTCGCTCGGCCTGTTTGGCCGCAGCCGCGGCGGTCCGGCCAAGGTGGCGGTGTTCGCCTCGGGCATGATGGGCACGATCTCCGGCTCCGGCGTCGCCAATGTCGTCACCGTGGGCCAGTTCACCATTCCGCTGATGATCAAATTCGGCTATCGCCGCGCCTTCGCGGCGGGCGTCGAAGCCACCGCCTCGATGGGTGGCCAGATCATGCCGCCGGTGATGGGCGCGGTCGCGTTCATCATGGCCGAGACGCTCGGCGTCGACTACGCGGTGATCGTCAAGGCCGCCGTGATCCCGGCGATCCTGTATTTCGCCTCCGCGTTCTGGATGGTGCATCTCGAAGCCGGCAAGCATGGCCTGGTCGGGATGAAGAAGTCCGAGATCCCGAGCGCATGGCGCGCCGCGGTCGATCGCTGGTACCTGATCCTGCCGCTGGCGGCGCTGGTATTCATGCTGTTCGAGGGCTTCACGCCGCTCTACGCCGGCTCGATGGGCCTGGCGCTGACGGTGGCGCTGATCCTCGGCGCGTCGATCGTGCACGGATTCTCCAACACCGTGCTGCGCTACGTGTTCTGGATCGGGCTGGCGCTGGTGGTCGGCGCGGCGTCGCATAGCGGCCTCGACATCATGCGGATCGTGGTGATCGTCGCCGCGCTGGTGGCGATCGCCGCGATCACCCGCGGCGGACGTGCCACGCTGCGCGCTTGCCGGGATTCGCTCGCCGACAGCGCCAAGTCTGCGCTCACCGTCGGCATGGCCTGCGCGATCGTCGGCACCATCATCGGCATGATGACCCAGACCGGCGTCGGCACCGTGTTCGGCACCTGGGTGATCGGGCTCGGCGAGCACAGCCTGTTCCTGGCACTGGTGATGACGATGCTGCTGTCGATTTTGCTCGGCACCGGCATTCCGACGATCCCGACCTACATCATCACCGCGGCGCTGGCCGCGCCGGCGCTCGCCAAGCTCGGCGTGCCGCTGATCGTCAGCCATATGTTCGCGTTCTATTACGGCATCATGGCCGACCTCTCGCCGCCGGTGGCGCTGGCCGCGCTCGCCGCGGCGCCGATCGCCCGCGAGAACCCCGACAAGATCGGCTGGGAAGCGATGCGGATCGCGCTCGCCGGCTACGTCATCCCGTTCATCGCGGTGTATTCGCCGGCCCTGATGCTGCAGCCTGGCGATCCGATGGCCGCCGAGCTCGGCTTCTACGGCGCGGTGGTCTACGCCACCTTCAAGGCGCTGATCGCGATCGGCCTGTTCGGCATGGTGTCGATCGGCTTCCTCTACACGCGGATGACGGTGATCGAACGCATCGTCGCGTTCGCCGCCAGCATCTGCCTGCTCGGCGAGTTCGCCTACAGCGACTACATCGGCTTCCTGATCACCGCCGTGGTGGTGGCGTGGCAATGGCGGCAGCGGCCGCGTAGCGCGGTGGCGGCCGCGTGA
- a CDS encoding TAXI family TRAP transporter solute-binding subunit, translating to MKARLFGVAAVAVIVLAAPQARAQQFVNVLTGGTSGVYYPLGVAIAKIYGEKIPNVKAQVQATKASVENLNLLQQGRGEIAFSLGDSLKAAWDGDAEAGFKAKLDKLRVIGAIYPNYIQIVATAESGIKTLADLKGKSLSVGAPKSGTELNSRAILKAAGMDYKDLGKIEYLPFAESVDLMKNRQLAATLQSAGLGVASLKDLSNSSDINVVAVPKEVVDKIGPPFVAETIPAGTYKGQDKDVPTAAVINYLVTSSAVSDDLAYQMTKLIYESLPELASAHAAGKGIKLETAAAGSPVPLHPGAIKYFKEKGVLK from the coding sequence ATGAAGGCCAGATTGTTTGGTGTCGCCGCGGTTGCGGTCATTGTCCTGGCGGCGCCGCAAGCCCGCGCTCAGCAATTCGTCAACGTGCTGACCGGCGGCACCTCCGGCGTCTACTATCCGCTCGGCGTCGCGATAGCCAAGATTTATGGCGAGAAGATTCCCAACGTCAAAGCTCAGGTCCAGGCCACCAAGGCATCGGTCGAGAACCTCAACCTGCTGCAGCAGGGGCGCGGCGAGATCGCGTTCTCGCTCGGCGACTCGCTGAAAGCCGCCTGGGACGGCGACGCCGAAGCCGGCTTCAAGGCCAAGCTCGACAAGCTGCGGGTGATCGGCGCGATCTATCCGAACTACATCCAGATCGTTGCGACGGCCGAAAGCGGGATCAAGACGCTGGCCGACCTGAAGGGCAAGAGCCTGTCGGTCGGCGCGCCGAAATCCGGCACCGAGCTGAATTCGCGCGCGATCCTGAAGGCCGCCGGCATGGACTACAAGGATCTCGGCAAGATCGAGTATCTGCCGTTCGCCGAATCCGTCGACCTGATGAAGAACCGCCAGCTCGCCGCCACGCTGCAGTCGGCCGGCCTCGGCGTCGCCTCGTTGAAGGACCTGTCGAACTCGTCCGACATCAACGTCGTGGCGGTGCCGAAGGAGGTCGTCGACAAGATCGGCCCGCCGTTCGTCGCCGAGACCATCCCGGCTGGCACCTATAAGGGGCAGGACAAGGACGTGCCGACCGCCGCGGTGATCAACTATCTGGTGACCTCGAGCGCAGTGTCCGACGACCTGGCGTATCAGATGACCAAGCTGATCTACGAATCGCTGCCCGAACTCGCCAGCGCCCACGCCGCCGGCAAGGGCATCAAGCTCGAAACCGCCGCCGCCGGCAGCCCGGTCCCGCTGCACCCCGGCGCGATCAAGTATTTCAAGGAAAAGGGCGTGCTGAAGTAG
- a CDS encoding MFS transporter: MPPSPPQSLARPLDALNFFLADVRDGLGPYLAIYLLAVQNWNEASIGLVMSIAAAAGIAAQTPAGALIDRSTAKRALIIAAALVVTVASVVLPWLDSFVLVAATQALAAAAGAIFAPAVAALTLGIVGPRAFARRTGRNEAFNHAGNAVAAMLAGAFAYGFGPGVVFWLMAAMALASIFATLAIPAAAIDDHVARGLGDDHERGAHHDQPSGFKVLLTCRPLLIFAGATVLFHFANAAMLPLVGQKLALVNKNLGTTLMSVCIVAAQLVMVPVAALVGHKADVWGRKPIFAVALGVLALRGALYPLSDNPYWLVGVQLLDGVGAGIFGALFPLVVADLTHGTGHFNISQGAIATAAGLGAALSTGFAGLIVVSAGYSAAFLALAGIAAAALVLFLVLMPETRQQQSAAPPSAAPEAVSSTV, encoded by the coding sequence GTGCCGCCCAGCCCTCCCCAGTCCCTGGCGCGGCCGCTCGACGCGCTGAACTTCTTCCTCGCCGACGTGCGCGACGGCCTCGGGCCATATCTGGCGATCTACCTGCTGGCCGTGCAGAACTGGAACGAGGCGTCGATCGGGCTGGTGATGTCGATCGCCGCGGCGGCCGGCATCGCAGCCCAGACCCCAGCCGGGGCACTGATCGACCGCTCCACCGCCAAGCGCGCACTGATCATCGCGGCCGCCCTGGTTGTGACCGTGGCGTCGGTGGTGCTGCCGTGGCTGGACAGTTTCGTGCTGGTGGCGGCGACCCAGGCTCTGGCGGCGGCAGCCGGCGCGATCTTTGCGCCCGCCGTGGCGGCGCTAACGCTGGGCATCGTCGGGCCGCGCGCCTTCGCCCGTCGGACCGGCCGCAACGAAGCCTTCAACCACGCCGGCAACGCGGTGGCGGCGATGCTTGCCGGCGCGTTCGCCTATGGGTTCGGTCCGGGCGTGGTGTTCTGGCTGATGGCCGCGATGGCGCTCGCCAGCATCTTCGCCACGCTGGCGATCCCAGCCGCGGCGATCGACGATCACGTCGCCCGCGGGCTCGGCGACGATCACGAGCGCGGCGCCCATCACGACCAGCCGTCCGGCTTTAAGGTGCTGCTGACGTGCCGGCCGCTCTTGATCTTCGCCGGCGCCACCGTGCTGTTTCACTTCGCCAATGCGGCGATGCTGCCGCTGGTCGGACAGAAGCTGGCGCTGGTGAACAAGAACCTCGGCACCACGCTGATGTCGGTGTGTATCGTCGCCGCGCAGCTCGTGATGGTGCCGGTGGCGGCGCTGGTCGGGCACAAGGCCGACGTCTGGGGCCGCAAACCGATCTTCGCCGTCGCGCTCGGCGTGCTGGCGCTGCGCGGCGCGCTATACCCCCTGTCCGACAATCCGTATTGGCTGGTCGGCGTGCAACTGCTCGACGGCGTCGGCGCCGGCATTTTCGGCGCGCTGTTTCCGCTGGTGGTGGCCGACCTCACCCACGGCACCGGGCATTTCAACATCAGCCAGGGCGCGATCGCGACGGCCGCAGGCCTCGGCGCCGCGCTGTCGACCGGCTTCGCCGGACTGATCGTGGTCAGCGCGGGCTACAGCGCCGCGTTCCTGGCGCTTGCCGGCATCGCTGCTGCGGCGCTGGTGTTGTTCCTGGTGCTGATGCCGGAGACCCGACAGCAGCAATCGGCGGCACCACCTTCCGCAGCGCCGGAGGCGGTCTCATCCACCGTCTAA
- a CDS encoding response regulator, producing MQKTVLIVEGEFLIAMDLVRMVEGDGWRIIGPVATVQDALRLLEAELPSVAMLDVNLGKELVTPVAERLKAQNVPFAVASAYDKPESHGGDVLAGVPNVGKPASERRLLATLKQLTES from the coding sequence GTGCAGAAGACGGTTCTGATCGTCGAGGGCGAATTCCTGATCGCGATGGATCTGGTCCGGATGGTCGAAGGCGATGGCTGGAGGATCATCGGACCGGTCGCGACCGTGCAGGATGCGCTCCGTCTGCTCGAAGCCGAGCTTCCCTCGGTGGCGATGCTCGACGTCAATCTCGGCAAAGAGCTGGTCACGCCGGTGGCGGAAAGGTTGAAGGCGCAGAACGTGCCGTTCGCGGTGGCCAGCGCCTATGACAAGCCTGAAAGCCATGGCGGCGACGTGCTGGCCGGCGTCCCGAATGTCGGCAAGCCGGCGAGCGAACGGCGGCTGCTGGCGACCTTGAAGCAGCTCACCGAGAGCTGA
- a CDS encoding HWE histidine kinase domain-containing protein, which translates to MNMEDLYRLLRTSHVQAQGIVDTVVDPMLVLDASLTVQNASRSFFETFKVDRYETIGQPLFELGNGQWDIPDLRRLLLEVIPKAAAVINYQVDHVFPGLGPRTMLLTARTLVHPDNASHSMLLSIVDATDRFRRDAARDLLLGEMRHRMKNLFGVVQSLARQTTTEGRTAEQYRDDFLGRFGALMEAEDLAFVTQDETALLKLLQRILAPYKGGPAAIAIESGPAVVLAPRSLGSLSLILHELATNAAKYGALSAPGGRLRATWAVDAAGRELRLTWVESGGPAVAPPTSTGYGTELIRSVTSYSLGGRSELDYAVGGLRAEIIIPLRSEALPS; encoded by the coding sequence ATGAATATGGAAGATCTTTATCGGCTGCTGCGTACCAGCCACGTTCAGGCGCAAGGTATCGTCGACACGGTCGTCGATCCGATGCTGGTACTGGACGCCAGCCTGACCGTGCAGAATGCCAGCCGGTCGTTTTTCGAAACCTTCAAGGTCGATCGCTACGAGACCATCGGTCAGCCGCTGTTCGAACTCGGCAACGGTCAGTGGGACATCCCCGACCTGCGACGGCTGTTGCTCGAGGTCATTCCCAAGGCGGCGGCGGTGATTAACTACCAGGTCGATCACGTTTTCCCGGGCCTAGGGCCGCGGACGATGCTGCTGACCGCGCGCACTCTGGTCCATCCCGACAACGCCAGCCATTCGATGCTGCTGTCGATCGTCGATGCCACCGACCGGTTTCGGCGCGACGCCGCCAGGGATCTGCTGCTCGGCGAGATGCGGCATCGGATGAAAAATCTGTTCGGCGTGGTGCAATCACTGGCGCGGCAGACCACGACGGAAGGGCGGACAGCGGAGCAATACAGGGACGACTTTCTCGGCCGCTTCGGCGCTCTGATGGAGGCCGAAGACCTGGCGTTCGTCACCCAGGACGAGACCGCGCTGCTTAAGTTGCTGCAGCGGATCCTGGCGCCTTACAAAGGCGGCCCGGCAGCAATCGCGATCGAGTCGGGGCCCGCAGTGGTGCTAGCCCCGCGTTCGCTTGGGTCGCTCAGCCTGATCTTGCATGAACTCGCAACCAACGCCGCGAAATACGGCGCCCTGTCCGCGCCTGGTGGGCGGCTGCGGGCGACCTGGGCGGTTGACGCTGCCGGGCGTGAACTGCGGCTGACCTGGGTCGAAAGCGGCGGCCCCGCGGTCGCGCCGCCGACCAGCACCGGCTACGGCACGGAGCTGATCCGCTCAGTGACCAGCTACAGCCTCGGTGGACGTTCGGAACTCGATTACGCCGTCGGGGGTTTACGGGCTGAGATCATCATCCCGCTGAGGAGTGAAGCGCTCCCGAGTTGA